One Flexivirga aerilata DNA segment encodes these proteins:
- the bioB gene encoding biotin synthase BioB has translation MPSIQERVTDILAGDAATEADALAVLRTPDEEVLPMVAAVARLRREHFGNTVKVNYLVNLKSGLCPEDCHYCSQALGSKAEILKYKWLQTDEAIEQASAGLRGGATRICMVSSGRGPTDRDVDRVSAMVGALKDEHPEVEVCACLGLLKDGQAERLRDAGVDAYNHNINTAESHHDSIVTSHTYADRVDTVGKAKSAGLSPCSGLIAGLGESDEQLVEALFALRELDSDSIPVNFLMPFDGTEFADRWELTPLRCLKILAMARIVCPDKEIRIAGGREMHLRSLQAQALHLANSIFLGDYLTSEGQAAEADLALIRDNGFVVLGSDEDLGAAAEDGSVALEESHDPAIRRRGAGTQLQPNA, from the coding sequence ATGCCGTCCATCCAAGAGCGAGTCACCGACATCCTGGCCGGAGACGCCGCGACCGAGGCCGACGCACTCGCCGTGCTGCGCACCCCGGACGAGGAGGTGCTGCCGATGGTCGCGGCCGTGGCACGCCTGCGGCGCGAGCACTTCGGCAACACCGTCAAGGTGAACTACCTGGTCAACTTGAAGTCCGGGCTGTGCCCGGAGGACTGCCACTACTGCTCGCAGGCCCTCGGATCGAAAGCGGAGATCCTGAAGTACAAGTGGCTGCAGACCGACGAGGCGATCGAGCAGGCGTCGGCCGGGCTGCGCGGCGGCGCCACCCGCATCTGCATGGTGAGCAGTGGCCGCGGGCCGACCGACCGCGACGTCGACCGGGTGTCGGCGATGGTCGGCGCGCTGAAGGACGAGCACCCGGAGGTCGAGGTCTGCGCCTGCCTCGGACTGCTCAAGGACGGTCAGGCCGAGCGACTGCGCGACGCCGGTGTCGACGCCTACAACCACAACATCAACACCGCCGAGTCCCACCACGACTCGATCGTCACCAGTCACACCTACGCCGACCGGGTGGACACCGTCGGCAAGGCAAAGTCGGCCGGCCTGTCGCCCTGCTCGGGCCTGATCGCCGGGCTCGGCGAATCCGACGAGCAACTGGTCGAGGCGCTCTTCGCGCTCCGCGAGCTCGACTCCGACTCGATCCCGGTCAACTTCCTCATGCCGTTCGACGGCACGGAGTTCGCCGACCGATGGGAGCTCACTCCCCTGCGATGCCTCAAGATCCTTGCGATGGCCCGGATCGTCTGTCCCGACAAGGAGATCCGCATCGCCGGTGGTCGCGAGATGCATCTGCGGTCACTGCAGGCGCAGGCCCTGCACCTGGCCAACTCGATCTTCCTGGGCGACTACCTCACCTCCGAGGGGCAGGCCGCGGAGGCCGACCTGGCGCTGATCCGGGACAACGGGTTCGTGGTGCTGGGGTCGGACGAAGACCTGGGCGCGGCGGCCGAGGATGGGTCGGTGGCACTCGAGGAGTCACACGATCCGGCCATCCGGCGGCGCGGCGCAGGGACTCAGCTGCAGCCGAATGCCTGA
- a CDS encoding DinB family protein translates to MTDETPIVPDAKDWTWTIESRCPECGFDASTVEASQLGDAIRSATLPWGAVLARADVRTRHTPGVWSDLEYGVHVRDVCRIFDERLRLMLDHDDPEFANWDQDAAAVAGRYAEQDPETVAREIGADASALAADYDTVTGDQWQQRTGRRSNGSRFTVLTLGRYCLHDLTHHLHDVEAPDVTG, encoded by the coding sequence ATGACCGACGAAACACCGATCGTCCCGGACGCCAAGGACTGGACCTGGACCATCGAATCCCGTTGCCCCGAATGCGGATTCGACGCCAGCACCGTCGAGGCGTCTCAGCTCGGCGACGCCATCCGGTCCGCGACCCTGCCATGGGGCGCGGTGCTCGCCCGCGCGGACGTCCGCACCCGCCATACCCCCGGCGTGTGGTCCGACCTCGAGTACGGCGTGCACGTGCGCGACGTCTGCCGGATCTTCGACGAGCGGCTGCGCCTGATGCTCGATCACGACGACCCGGAGTTCGCCAACTGGGACCAGGACGCCGCCGCCGTCGCCGGCCGCTATGCCGAGCAGGACCCCGAGACCGTCGCCCGCGAGATCGGCGCCGACGCGTCGGCGCTCGCCGCCGACTACGACACGGTCACCGGCGACCAGTGGCAGCAGCGCACCGGACGACGGTCCAACGGCTCGCGGTTCACCGTGCTCACCCTCGGCCGCTACTGCCTGCACGACTTGACCCACCACCTGCACGACGTCGAGGCGCCGGACGTGACCGGGTAA
- a CDS encoding TetR family transcriptional regulator translates to MPLSTDEVIDTAAELLRRHGLADLSMRRLASELGVRPGALYWHVENKQTLLVRVADRVLADVPTTTSGAPARDIRRLLTAIRTAVLPVPDGGEVVALGYALDPTSVQVFVHLRRLIGDLGVAGRDRAAATDLIVHHVLGSIAAQQDRQLAGLPTRGASAAFDRGVALVLDRLGRPTETTETAGATESTETTDRRQEEAT, encoded by the coding sequence GTGCCGTTGTCCACGGACGAGGTCATCGACACGGCCGCCGAGCTGCTGCGCCGGCACGGGCTCGCCGACCTGTCGATGCGCCGTCTGGCGAGCGAGCTCGGCGTGCGGCCGGGCGCGCTCTACTGGCACGTGGAGAACAAGCAGACCCTGCTCGTCCGGGTCGCCGATCGCGTCCTCGCAGACGTGCCGACGACCACCAGCGGCGCGCCGGCCCGGGACATCCGGCGTCTGCTCACCGCCATCCGCACGGCCGTGCTGCCCGTCCCCGACGGCGGTGAGGTCGTCGCCCTCGGCTACGCGCTCGACCCGACCTCGGTGCAGGTCTTCGTCCACCTGCGCCGGCTGATCGGTGACCTCGGTGTCGCCGGCCGCGACCGGGCGGCGGCCACCGACCTGATCGTGCACCACGTGCTCGGCTCGATCGCCGCGCAGCAGGACCGGCAACTCGCGGGCCTGCCCACCCGCGGCGCGTCCGCCGCCTTCGACCGTGGTGTCGCGCTCGTGCTCGACCGGCTCGGCCGGCCAACCGAGACCACCGAGACCGCCGGGGCCACTGAGAGCACGGAGACCACCGACCGGCGCCAGGAGGAAGCGACATGA